One Antedon mediterranea chromosome 1, ecAntMedi1.1, whole genome shotgun sequence genomic window, TCATTCAACAGCCATTGGTCATTTACAACGATGACCATGATACAATATTGTTCAAAGGTTTGTCCCAGCTAGACACCACCGTTGTTGACAGTGATGCCATTGTCTTTGACAAACTTGCTTTGTCCTATTGCGAACAaataatcttaagctctgttcacactattacattttatgtgacaacataatttgtgatatgtccatatatggacacggtgatgtcatatcacttatttgggcacatcacacttttttttgtcaaactagtttgatagtgtagagagctgttggttggttggttggttgatAAGTTGCCACCCATCTTGTGATGACCTTTCACCTTTACAATTTGTAAAACATAGcctttatattaaaaaatatagaaacatCAGACTACATACGTATAATCAGAGTACTTGTTTATTACTAATATCTGGGTATGCTAGATTATTTGGAAAATTATTcacaacaaatattatttgtacaaatatacaataaatacaaaatttaaatctAATCACactacagatgttttttttaaatctagaAAAAACTACTCAATTAAATTGTGTAGATTATCTTGGTGTCATTTTTACTCACAGactactgtatttcattttaaaacattagttTAATTAAAAGCACCATTGCTCACTTCCATATAAAGGGCTGTACACAGTACACATGTATAGAATTAGTGTAAATGGTACACAAAAAGTATTGAGTATTCAATATAATTAATCTACATTTTATACAGTGATCATCATGTGTTCAAAAATCACATTAAAACTTaagtaaacaaaaaaactttCCGGTTTTAAACTTTCCTTctcattataaatattaattttcatcATAAAACTGCACAAGGGTAACAATATACAGAGGAGGAATATTTCACATCACCTCTCATTGAGCCAGTAAAGTTGGTGACCTACCCATCAATAAGTTAGTGATTATAACAGGCTCATACAGTCAactaaagggtctttcacacctgttcagGTCCAGCACCGACAAAAGCGAACAGCGGCGTTTTGTTTTTACGACGCTACACATGGCAAAGCACAAAACGAAATGACGTTCGATTTGATATGCCAGCACCGGACAGTAACCAtgccggagcaggtgtgaaagaaACTTTACCCAGTTAACTAAGTCTAAACAGGCTCATTTAGTCCTTCTTACATTAACCCTCAAATATCCTGATAAATCATCTAATATTACCTCACAATTATTACACCAATCAAACACTGCACAACAAATAAAAGTTTAGTAATTTGAGGTAAATTAAGTAACTGATgctaaaaattaaatatcaattgATTAGACAACCAGAAAAACAAACATAGGTGATTGCAATTTGGCATTACTGCACTAGATTAGATTAGTTTGAGGTTTAGCCACAGATTAGCGTTGCCATGACCTGAACCTAACACCAAAGATGGTTACAGGTTCGAAAGTAGTGCAGTAGAGCCTACAAGTTTAGGTTCATTAGGAATCTACAATATTTCAGTCTATCCACTCATTTACAAATCGGCAAGTGAGTTGTAACTATACACATTCACAATCTTCAAATCAACCACATCAAAGATAAAAGAATCAGTCACAATTAAAAGCTTAAAAACATTTTCTATATTAGTAATAGAAAACAACCAAAAGAGATGTACTGTATTTGAGTATTGCAgatgtttataattaattaaagccTTAATTACCTTTAAAAGAGGttttgccaaaaaaaattaaataatttaataaataatcttAAATTCAATAGATGTTGGTGAAGCAAGTAACTTAAACAGAGTTATGAAAGAAATGGATATTCTTGcttacataataaataatttaaatacattaaaaatatatttttcccAGCATTCCTTATTACATTAATTAGTATTTAATAAATTCTGCATATAAAGATTTGCGATTTGTATATTTCCTTTTCGTGTTTAGTAAAAATGTACTTCTCTCCTCAATTATGAATATATTAGCTTCTGagttaaaaaaaactttattttcaaaaaaatgtttgtgtgTTTGGCATCGTTCTGTCTTCATGTTCCTATAGTTGGGATGGCTGTATATTCTTAACTATTTGGATTACACTTCaataaaatgttgttgaaaCCTGTTAGTTTCTTAGTCttttttcttgttctttttgATAACATCAAGAACCTGTTTTACTGCCATGCTGTAGTATTTATACAGGATACCATGGTGGCTTAATCCTGGCAATAGCACcgtaaataatactgtaaacaGAATATGCAAATCAGTAAATTTGATTTCACTATCAGTAGAACCTATCCATTGGGATGCTTTCCTATGTAACAGGGGATATAACACTACAATAGctaattacagtatattcaaaataaaaaataataacttaccaAATAAGTATGTGAGAAAAAAGTTTGGAACTGCATTGCCAATAAAAGCAATTATACCAAGAACAACCATCACAAGAACAAAATACTAGAAGGAGAAGCGAGAGAAGAGAATTTAAGCAAATGATCGGGtagaatgaaaataaaaaaacaaaacatgggAAAATGTTTATTTAGGTCTGATAACCAACATATTTTTAgcacaataattattttatgttgaaTCACATGAAATTTTGGAAATAATTACTAAACATTTTTGTGCTGCTTCTTAAGATTATTTTATGAGAATGAGATACAGTGTTCCTTTGTTCAGTGTTTTATATCTCTCACCTGTTTaggtttttttgttttcatatctTTTAAGTCTGTTGTAAATCGTGTTgctttattttttgtatttacaaTACTGATGCAAATCTGTTGATACTGTTGCTGGTTGTTAGCCGTCCTAAAAAATGAGAAAACtaaagattaaaaattaatttatgatcACAATCACTTCAGAGACACGGCTTTTGGCAGTGGTTTAACGCAGGAGGtaaaggcccctggtttagcacttaGTCCCTCAGCTCCAACcgtgggtagttgcattgggttAATCATGCTCTGGGGCCACTTAAGCTCTGGGGCCCTGGATTTTGCCAGTGAGGGCTCATAACCGTTATGCCACTGGCTTTAGGCATAAATTGCACATTTGTTATAGAATGGAGATTTACTACCAAAATGCATTAATGTATTGCAATGACAATCAGGACACCTACAATGCATTAATTGAACTGATATTCAACAGTAACACATgttgaatattaaaataatatttaaagagGAAGCTGCAATCTAACTGCAACCATATAAGCCACAGGGCCTCAAGAGGATAACAAGGACATATaattacacaaaatatcaataGATGCGTCAACTTcacatactgtataaaattcagCAACAGCAATACTCATTGTTtccaacataaaaaataataactgaaAAATTCTAATACAAATTTGAATGTGTTTTTGTACCTACCATTCTCCTGTGCGAACAAACTTCGAGAAAACTCTTGGCAAGAAATAATCAGTGAGACATATCATCATTCCAAGTAAAGATACAGTAGTCAGAATTGTGGGCTCTAGATACCAAATTATACTACagagaaaaaaacaacaaacaacaatgaaagcactcagaaactgagtgaagtacttggcaaaatgtTGCCACAGAGGGCGCATGTTGATATTTAAGGTCATGTTAAAagtatagatttttttttttatttgtgaagttatcaATGAACCGACTTTCTTAAAATATATAAGTATTTACACTGAAATATTCagaatgataacttgaaaattgtaggcgctatcgtgttAACAAACTAACAAAGCAAGTACTATACTGTACTTAGAAAAATTCTATGTTGCCAAGTAAAAAGAGTAAGACCATGGAGTTCCATGGTAAGactgaataaatgtttacaaaaacatGCAATGTACAGTACCCACAATTGTGAGAATGCAAGGAAACAtgaaatcaatcaattaaatataggaatatagTTTACAAATGTCAAATTATACAGAAGATCAGATACTTACAAAAATAGTGCACTGACGCATCCTGTCATGATGGCTGGGTACGAGTCCTTTTCCCATTTCATCCATCTGTCTACGTGTAGCAATATAAATCTCCAATCATGCAGCATCTGTTCTACTGCCGTTATTTCTGTATCCTATATTTCagtatacactatcaaattagtttgacaataaaaagtgtgatgtgccaaaatatggtagttatatgctgAAATATGGACTAGTGATGTGAAATCATTATGTCTATATATGGTGTagtgggcatatcacattttttttagacagagatttagattAGACAAAACACAAATACAGTGAAAATAACTTTGTATAGTTACATAAGGAAAGTAAGAAGTTTTTGTACTAAGGTGATTGTTGATATTGAGATCACACACTTGTAATGTACAATTGCAATAATACAGAATAAAGTGTATGGTTTATTACATCTTTTTCCTGAAAACTCTACTACTGTATTCTCTCTTTATCCTATCAAGTCCTTACATTTTGTCATACCCTGTCATGAATCCCTTGCATATCAAACTTTCATGATtgtgaaaaacaacaattcataattgttttataaaaaattgttttataaaatatagcttttaaaatacattaatgtGACTGTCATGTTGAGACAGGAATATTACATGTACCATCTGCTGTAtgtcatatattattatttgacatATGATCCATTGCACCTGCTTTGGAGGAATATCATACAacatgactacaaacaatatGTGAATGCACTAGCATGTAGCAGTTTCATGAATTAAAATAGAGACAATTGTGTACAATTTATTAAAAGTACAGTTTAATAAAAACAGAAGCAAATAAAGAATTTTAATGCAAAATTAACAGTACAGTTAGTGACATTGACAAAACAATGAATGCTAAATAAATTCCCCTGTGTCTCTCTTGAACTGGGTCCAGTTTAACTGGGTGTCGTGTATTTCTACTGTAACCAATGGAAAGAAAATCTTCTTTACAGATCCACAAAACATGTTGAAAATCATGGAGgcataaaaaatcatatttttattaaacaaaaccAACTCCCTTAAAAATTACAACTacaaattttacatttattaaatttGCAGTTTTAAATTGGTTCATTCTAATATTGATTATGCCTCTTTAATTTTGGTCTGCTGCAATggcaggcctacagtatgtatCCTTCTTACATAGGCCATGGGGGtgtcacgataaatatggtccggggccaaaatcggtccggccggaccagttttggctctaaaattgtggccaaaagcagtccgccactgcaaaaatcggtccgggcttttcttctgtcgattttaattgaattactaggcctatgatgctgttttaagttgtttatggctagaaaaatatcccatgatatatattagtaagttatcttgtcggataaatactataaataaatgtattttatctaaaaacatgacttaggtgttcactcatatttcggcctgccacacactcacatgaacgggagacgctgatattgccagctagattttatttatgattgaggcctttttccttcctcagcctaatcaatattggataattgttttataataattgtattgaattgatatattgattgattaaccataaataattaataaattaaattgtttttaacatcatggggaaacgaagatgttaaaaaagaaaaattggattaaaaacaggcagagatacatattgtatacaaaaagctTAACAATTAGTatagtattaattattgatgagttactactaataatgataataaaaaaaataggcttaatttataatattaaaataacaaataaatccccgtagttttcaataatgactaatcatggccttttttttaatgatatatacattatgactcattttgcgcaccatatatttgtaagaccagaccatatttggcggccaaaaacagtcctactgcccggaccgattttatccaggccggaccagttttggtggccaaaattggtccggccggacaggttttggcagccataaatggtcccccggactgattttggcagccaaaactggtccgccggaccgattttggcccggactgattttggtgtgacaggaccttactaggcctagctcaCATCCAGCCATCCAACTAGCTCTGCGCAACCTATCTCCTCCTCCAGCAGGTAGGCTAACGCCTAGGCCTAACAGTTAGGCCTAGCCACAATGTGTTGGCTTGTTGTTGTCGTTTTGAATTCCATTTATGGCATTGAATTGTAATAACATTTATCATAGATTTTACCTTGTTTATTTCACCATCCATCAGTCTTTCGGTTGCCATGCTATTTTCAGTTAGTagaaatttatattattgtacaaTATCAATCAAAATTTCGTTAACAAAATCGAATTGTTGTGTTTTATTACTAAAAAAAGTCAACAAATTTTGAAATAGGAATGAAACTAAAGAGGGCGACATGGTACTTTTATCTATCAATCATCATTAtctattatcatcatcatcattgattcgaatatcaatactctataacagttttaaagatatattgtctccataaacattttttttacaaatttgctttctaaaaaatattttttacctgaaaaaatatgtaattaaagcaaaaaaatacatacaatggtttttggttaaagtaacgtttcttttctctgtTTATaagttaattatttttgtttacagaagtgaataactttattaaaactgcaaaattacctacttaaagtctgattttattaatctttattttttaggtTGTGGGACAACACATCTTAAATTGAATTTCTTCTTTAGAAATAATGTACAGATATATGTAATGTACGGTATATGTATCCCACCGCACATCAAAACAATTTGGTGCATGTGTTGTGTGgagtaaataaataatgataatgcttttttttattattttagtatttaccCTTGAAATCAAAAAAGGATGTTGTTTGCGTTTTAAAATTCCTGTGTTGGTATACCACACTGGATGAGGAAGTGGAAGAtcttcaatatttttttaaaacacaccacaaaattacttttttaagGCTGCGGTATGTTTATTGTGGGTGGTAGTTTTTGATCACAACAATGTACCCAGATTGTACTCGCTTCTGGCAAAGTTGTAGAATAAAACGTGTCTCGGGAATCATCGATCAAATTGATCTCTCAAGCTATAAAACAAAGATCTTAGCTATAAAAAGAACATAAATTATAGAGGGCGTGATTTCAAAACACTCCCAGTTTTAAAGATGGCGTCGAATGGTGAAATAAATCTGCCAAGTGAAACTCAAAACGATGTTAAAATGCAAGAATGTACAGGGAATGAACTAACAAATGGGTTTGAAAACACACTATCAAAGTGGGTAAAGTTAAATGTAGGTGGAACCTATTTTCTAACAACAAGAACGACACTCTGTAGAGATCCTCGTTCATTCTTGGCCCGACTGTGTCAAGAAGATCCAGATTTGAAGTCGGATAAGGTAGGCATTTTGATAGGGAGAGGAGGCAGGGAGGGTGAGTGTGCGATCGATCGATTGGCAGCCTAGTCTATAGGTAGGAGGCCTAGAAACGGGGGAATACCAACTGGGGTTGATATTTGTATTTCTTGTCGTTGATACCACTTTAATATATGGTAGTATAAAATAGTAAAAagtattttgaataaatattttttttaaatatttttatttatgaataaataattctttttattaatattaattatgcaCACACAGTCACAGTACATGCATCGTAGTAGGGCTTAGAAATAAGTTATAACAGTACCCCTGCTCACGAATCATCAGAAAATCTCTAGATTAATTGTTAACACTTAAATTATTGTAAacttattatataatttgtattcttttttttagaCTTGAGCAAAcaatatactataaataaatatttaacaacAAGCCTTCTTGAAATGTAATCCTTTTCATTCTGGTGGCCATAGATAGAGCAGAAATTTAAAAACCTCacaaaacataaatttatattattatattatttcatttaaatatattcaaCCATATTTGACTTGATAGCAAAGACATATTGTGATTGTGTAGTCCCTTATTTTGAGTAAATAAAAAACGGTTATAATTTTTCATGCAAGGCATAAAATAATCATGGTAAAGACTTAttgaaattttgttttcagGACGAAACGGGTGCATATTTAATTGATAGGGATCCCACATACTTTGGGCCAATATTGAATTATCTACGGCACGGCAAGTTGGTAATAAACAAAGACTTGGCAGATGAGggtaaataaaatttaatagtcATTTTGTAACGTGAATCACTTGAATATACTGCCTACGTGATATAGACTAATTCTACttgcaaattaattttttatcacAAGATTTGTAATatagtttgcggtacaccatgtatGTCATTTCTGAAAAGAACTTTTGAGTTTCTCGTCGTTTCGATCTCAtctaacatactgtatgtggtgtaccgcaaacttatatcaacatttgatttcaccatgcaaaccttcaaacaatataatatcacaagaaagattattttaattttatagtgcATATGTTGttctggtttaaaaaaaaaaatagtagatggaaattgtttttttttttcatttttgtatgaAAACCAAGacatctttaatttaaaatgtatactttgaatttatttatttttaaattttgctgTTCTAATATTCTATTTATAGGTGTTTTAGAAGAAGCAGAATTTTATAGTGTAACTTCTTTAATCAAGTTATTAAAACAAAGGATTTTAGATAAAGAAACAAGGAATAGCACAGtaagatttaattttatttgttgttcttTCTCTGTTTCTTTCTTTTAGTGAtataatactacagtactaccaAGTGTGCTgccacagtaaaaaaaaaagcccTAAATAATGCAATTAATAGTGTTTAAAGTCTACTTTCAAATTTGGagaatgttattaaaaaaataatttatctgtTTCAgtctttttcttttattttggaaaaaaagcaCACTGAACCACATTTTTAAGatcttttctataaaaaaaaacaaatacggAACGACTCATTTTTGTCAAAGGGTAAAGGGTGTAGGAGAAAAGTGATAATAATCACTGAATGATGATGAAGTTCCGGTGTTAATTCTTTATAATTTTGCTGTTTTAGGGTCCTAGGAAGCATGTTTATAGAGTGATACAATGCCAAGAAGAAGAACTAACGCAGATGTTATCAACAATGTCAGATGGTTGGAGGTTTGAACAGGTAAAACTTTTTAGATTATGCACACAatgtaaaaatacaatttgtGTTTGTTTGAAAACTTTTCTTGTCCGGTAATTATTTCCTTGCCTCCTTTTTAAAAAGCAGTTTTAGAAAACTCCCCCTTCCAGAATTCTAGGTTATCTTTCTGGTACAAGGCTTCCCATATTTGGAGCAAATGACAACCACTGAATGTTAATTGTTTCAAATTCATTTATTGCGCAATAAGTATACATTGTTTCAATACGGTGATTCCGTGCcaagcttacctggataaaccagcACCATGCTCTTCCAAGTTAGAAAAAGATTAAAGTTTCTTGAACATCCctctaaaataaattatgtatatttaaCTGTAATAACATTTGATTTCAGCTTGTCAATATAGGTACTCAATATATTTATGGAAGTGAAGATCAAACAGAGTTTATGTGTGTGGTGTCCAAGGATATTAGTAACAGTAATGGCTATAGCACATTTCAACAACCTGAAAAAACCAAGGTAATCATTTAAGCttgtttttgtgtttgtttaaCACTTAGGCATGTTTATCCAACAAATTGAAACATAAAGGGCCAATTTACACGGTAAATGTAAGCAGAAAACTGTGTATTGAaaactattgtattgtagaatATGTATCTATCCGAGCTGGTTTCCACTCCACAGTTTGTGTAAAATGGTCATAAGAAGTAACATAGAAGATTCTATATTCTTGTTTTCCGCTTTTACTGTTTactgtttactgttactgttgTCTGTATAAATTGGCCTTAAAACAACTGACTGTTCAatcttttttaataaaattgtcaacattgtaatttttttcttttcttttagtGCTTTGAAGACAGAACAACAAGAATGCGAGATATTCGCTCATAGTGTCACACGCACACAAGTACACGTGGTCGTGATACGACCATTCAAGTGCATTCAGGTTCTCAGTTGTGTTATGTTGGTTTACTCTTTTAATTCACCTTAGTGTACAGTTAGATATTATGCACACTGTAGATAGAGGACGACAACCTTTAATACG contains:
- the LOC140062136 gene encoding ADP-ribosylation factor-like protein 6-interacting protein 1; translated protein: MATERLMDGEINKDTEITAVEQMLHDWRFILLHVDRWMKWEKDSYPAIMTGCVSALFFIIWYLEPTILTTVSLLGMMICLTDYFLPRVFSKFVRTGEWTANNQQQYQQICISIVNTKNKATRFTTDLKDMKTKKPKQYFVLVMVVLGIIAFIGNAVPNFFLTYLFVLFTVLLPGLSHHGILYKYYSMAVKQVLDVIKKNKKKD
- the LOC140062144 gene encoding BTB/POZ domain-containing protein KCTD5-like — its product is MASNGEINLPSETQNDVKMQECTGNELTNGFENTLSKWVKLNVGGTYFLTTRTTLCRDPRSFLARLCQEDPDLKSDKDETGAYLIDRDPTYFGPILNYLRHGKLVINKDLADEGVLEEAEFYSVTSLIKLLKQRILDKETRNSTGPRKHVYRVIQCQEEELTQMLSTMSDGWRFEQLVNIGTQYIYGSEDQTEFMCVVSKDISNSNGYSTFQQPEKTKCFEDRTTRMRDIRS